From Octopus sinensis unplaced genomic scaffold, ASM634580v1 Contig13764, whole genome shotgun sequence, the proteins below share one genomic window:
- the LOC115229888 gene encoding uncharacterized protein LOC115229888, with product MNFENIQKLINFVAGNQADKINIERSANKIIKCFRYQVRSNIDENCVKAKILGFKEKFMISCQTEKAISFINIVQNIFGLDDMSSSTECVKHKLLEYRILDLLFNLASKANSPFIKHPQIFCQESESSFFLIINRLDSDIDFSVEYPESLTSSDYSSSLFDIVKLYAKII from the exons ATGAATTTCGAAAACATTCAAAAACTAATTAATTTTGTTGCTGGAAATCAG gctGACAAAATTAACATTGAACGTTCggctaataaaataattaaatgcttTCGATATCAAGTTCGATCCAATATTGACGAGAATTGTGTGAAAGCGAAAATTCTTGG aTTCAAAGAAAAATTTATGATCTCTTGTCAAACAGAGAAAGCTATCTCTTTCATAAATATAGTCCAAAATATATTTGGATTAGATGACATGTCGTCTAGCACAGAATGCGTTAAACAC aagCTACTCGAATATCGTATTCTTGATCTGCTTTTCAATTTGGCATCAAAGGCTAATTCTCCATTTATTAAGCATCCGCAAATTTTTTGTCAAGAGTCAGAATCGAGTTTTTTTCTTATAATAAATAGATTAGATTCTGATATTGATTTTTCGGTTGAATACCCTGAATCATTAACATCCAGTGACTATAGTTCGTCTTTATTTGATATAGTTAAATTATATGCTAAAATCATTTAA